Proteins from a genomic interval of Lactococcus protaetiae:
- a CDS encoding helix-turn-helix domain-containing protein: protein MYSKEYSHTAIIAQNIKKYLSENKMLQKELAERVGIAPSTMTDYLKLRSRPSHGVIQKMADVFGVAKSDIDTTYKVEGAQSLETMIDSASIFEDVQIDEEDRVAIKNIIRVYFLNKNQ from the coding sequence ATGTACTCAAAAGAATACTCACATACGGCGATTATTGCTCAAAACATCAAGAAATATCTTTCTGAAAATAAAATGCTTCAAAAGGAATTAGCGGAACGTGTTGGGATTGCGCCATCGACAATGACAGACTATTTGAAATTACGTTCAAGACCAAGTCATGGTGTTATTCAAAAAATGGCTGATGTTTTTGGTGTTGCGAAGTCTGATATTGATACCACTTATAAGGTTGAGGGAGCTCAATCTCTAGAAACAATGATTGATAGTGCTTCAATATTTGAAGATGTTCAGATTGATGAAGAGGATAGAGTAGCAATTAAGAATATAATTAGGGTTTATTTTTTGAATAAAAACCAATGA
- a CDS encoding PolC-type DNA polymerase III: protein MENLFEKLMEQIKLPDSARHSSYFSHADIENVEVHTASKFWHFQLVFDEILPVSTYKMLSELTETAFSNIAQTKISVSSRESDFDEQKLNDYYQYALTLPELSDSAFSSVFRKYHLEQRGVQINLLVEDNPRIDWFVKKYFPALEQRFADFGFGELKIRPVIDQKLTELSVAAHEEKVAARLAVQAAEQAQVNEIKKQRTEERENKNTRETKPEFVETALSDGIAFGRKISGQSPITSMAFIAGEGSGVIFEGAVFEAAHREFTGKESGKTNHILELKMADETSTFMISKWGRKDEEIAQFDQIVSQVKAMNDSVSTDENENLADSLNDALWLRVQGNIEHDKYKDDLVMTANAIVEIQPKPTVDRVALQIKAVKSDKIQLGREIKNNEPITPMRSVSEFSTNGPVIFEGYVFKGELREIKSRKTGNISYLLEFEMTDYTSSFYVQRWVRGDEEINLAKQIKAGLWCRVRGTVQRDNFKNDLVLQLSDFIEIPTQNVREDKSDEKRVEFHAHTNMSQMDAIPSASSLVAQAARWGHKAIAITDHGGLQSFPEAHQAGKKNGVKIIYGVEANLVEDKIPIVYNEADVDMYDSTYVVFDVETTGLSAVHNDLIQIAATKMHKGNPIDEFDEFINPGYRLSEFTTELTGITDDHLKNAKPLYDVLTKFQKFCEGTILVAHNATFDVGFMNMNYSRNGLPIITNPVVDTLEFARNLYPEMKRFGLGQLTKKFQIGLEHHHMANFDAEATGRLLFVFLEELRTRNTGWTSLLELNNKLVSEDSYKKVRPKHVTLYAKTQEGLKNLFKLVSYGNVRYYAGVPRIPRSVLEAHRTGLIVGSSCEVGEVFDAITNKTFEETLEIAKFYDFIEVFPPALYRALVAGGSFKSEKELEKTLKDLIKIGKTLGKPVLATGNLHYLNPEDAIYREIIVRSLGLGAEINWTQGHGEKAKPLPLPEAHFRTTDEMLKDFSFLDEKTVREIVIENTQKMADEFETLTPVRDDLYTPKMVFEGGESSEERIVRLTYERAHEWYGNPLPDIVDARLEKELRSILGNGFSVVYIISQELVKRSNERGYIVGSRGSVGSSLVATMIGITEVNPLAPHYRCPECQYFECFDDGTYGSGYDMPDKDCPNCAHKLIKDGHDIPFETFLGFKGDKVPDIDLNFSGDDQPFAHLDVRDIFGEDYAFRAGTIGTVAEKTAFGFVKGYERDYDQFYGNAEIDRLAAGSTGVKRTTGQHPGGIIVIPNYMDVYDFSPVQYPADDVNAEWQTTHFDFHAIHDNILKLDILGHDDPTMIRKLQSLSGIVPKDIPMDDEGVMQLFSGTESLGVTPEQLGVKLGTLGIPEMGTFTSMNMIAEAKPKTFADLLQISGLSHGTDVWAGNAQTLIQQGIADLSSVIGCRDDIMVYLIHAGLDNSMAFSIMERVRKGMWNKMPVDERERYVEAMRAHDVPEWYIESCSKIKYMFPKAHAAAYIMMALRVAYFKVHQPILYYCAWFSIRATAFDIGVMGAGLEAVKAKMKEIKDKGFDATNVETNLYTTLELCNEMLERGFTFGKIDLYRSEATEFVIDGDTLIPPFVTMDGLGENVAKQIVSARKDGEFLSKMELRKRGGVSQTIIENMTNMGILGGMPDDNQLSLFEDFF from the coding sequence ATGGAAAATCTTTTTGAGAAATTGATGGAGCAAATAAAACTGCCAGATAGTGCACGCCATTCAAGTTATTTCTCTCATGCTGATATTGAGAATGTCGAGGTGCATACTGCAAGTAAATTTTGGCATTTTCAGCTTGTTTTTGATGAAATTTTGCCTGTCAGTACTTACAAAATGCTGTCAGAACTGACAGAGACAGCCTTTTCCAATATTGCCCAAACAAAAATTTCTGTAAGCAGCCGTGAGAGTGATTTTGACGAACAAAAGCTCAATGACTATTATCAATATGCATTGACCCTTCCAGAACTTTCTGACTCAGCATTTTCTAGTGTGTTTAGAAAATATCATTTAGAACAACGTGGTGTGCAAATTAATTTGCTCGTTGAAGATAATCCACGGATTGACTGGTTTGTCAAAAAATATTTCCCAGCTTTAGAGCAAAGATTTGCTGATTTTGGTTTTGGTGAATTAAAAATTCGTCCAGTTATTGATCAGAAACTTACGGAGCTGTCAGTAGCTGCTCATGAAGAAAAAGTAGCTGCAAGATTGGCGGTACAAGCGGCTGAGCAAGCTCAAGTCAACGAGATTAAAAAACAGCGAACAGAAGAGAGAGAAAATAAAAATACTAGAGAAACTAAACCAGAATTCGTTGAGACAGCGTTGTCAGATGGTATTGCGTTTGGGCGAAAAATTAGTGGACAAAGCCCAATTACGAGTATGGCTTTTATTGCTGGTGAAGGTTCGGGAGTCATTTTTGAAGGTGCCGTATTTGAAGCAGCTCATCGTGAATTTACAGGTAAAGAGTCAGGCAAAACGAATCATATTTTAGAGTTGAAAATGGCTGATGAGACATCGACTTTTATGATTTCCAAATGGGGGCGTAAAGATGAGGAAATTGCTCAATTTGACCAAATTGTAAGTCAAGTTAAAGCGATGAATGATTCTGTCAGTACTGACGAAAATGAAAACCTTGCTGACAGCCTGAATGATGCGCTGTGGTTACGTGTTCAAGGAAATATTGAACATGATAAATATAAAGATGACCTTGTGATGACCGCAAATGCTATAGTTGAAATTCAGCCTAAACCAACTGTAGATAGAGTAGCTCTCCAAATCAAAGCTGTAAAATCTGATAAAATTCAACTTGGACGTGAAATTAAAAACAATGAACCAATCACTCCAATGCGCTCTGTCAGTGAATTTTCAACGAACGGACCAGTTATTTTCGAGGGTTATGTCTTTAAAGGAGAGCTCCGAGAAATTAAATCTCGCAAAACTGGCAACATCAGCTACCTTCTCGAATTTGAAATGACTGACTATACATCCAGTTTTTATGTCCAACGTTGGGTACGTGGAGATGAAGAAATCAACCTTGCCAAGCAAATCAAGGCAGGACTTTGGTGTCGTGTACGAGGAACGGTACAGCGTGATAATTTTAAAAACGATTTAGTGCTTCAACTATCAGATTTCATTGAAATTCCAACACAAAATGTCCGTGAAGACAAATCTGATGAAAAACGTGTGGAATTTCATGCCCATACCAACATGAGTCAAATGGATGCTATTCCCTCCGCTTCAAGCCTTGTTGCTCAAGCTGCAAGATGGGGCCATAAGGCGATAGCAATTACGGACCACGGTGGTTTACAATCTTTCCCAGAAGCTCATCAGGCAGGGAAGAAAAATGGAGTTAAAATCATTTATGGTGTTGAGGCAAACCTTGTCGAAGATAAGATTCCAATCGTTTATAATGAAGCGGACGTTGATATGTATGACTCAACTTACGTTGTATTTGACGTGGAAACAACAGGACTTTCAGCCGTTCATAATGACTTAATTCAGATTGCGGCAACAAAGATGCATAAAGGAAATCCTATTGATGAATTTGATGAATTTATCAATCCTGGATATCGTCTAAGTGAATTTACCACAGAGTTGACAGGAATCACAGACGACCATCTAAAGAATGCAAAACCACTCTATGATGTGTTAACGAAGTTCCAAAAATTCTGTGAAGGAACAATTTTGGTTGCCCACAATGCCACATTTGATGTCGGTTTTATGAACATGAACTATTCAAGAAATGGCTTGCCAATCATTACAAACCCTGTCGTAGATACACTAGAGTTTGCTAGAAATTTATATCCCGAAATGAAGCGGTTCGGTTTGGGTCAATTGACTAAAAAGTTCCAAATCGGTCTTGAACATCACCACATGGCAAACTTTGATGCGGAAGCTACAGGGCGCTTGCTTTTTGTCTTCTTAGAAGAACTTCGCACGAGAAATACAGGTTGGACAAGTCTTTTAGAGTTGAATAATAAGCTTGTATCGGAAGATTCTTACAAGAAAGTTCGTCCAAAGCACGTTACGCTTTATGCCAAAACGCAAGAGGGATTGAAAAATCTTTTTAAACTTGTCAGTTATGGTAATGTTCGTTATTATGCAGGAGTACCGAGAATCCCACGTAGCGTTCTTGAAGCACATCGTACAGGTCTTATCGTTGGTTCTAGCTGTGAAGTTGGTGAAGTATTTGATGCGATTACGAATAAAACTTTTGAAGAAACATTGGAAATTGCAAAATTCTATGACTTCATTGAGGTCTTTCCACCTGCACTCTATAGAGCGTTGGTAGCTGGTGGGTCGTTTAAGTCTGAAAAGGAACTAGAAAAAACACTCAAAGACCTAATCAAGATTGGTAAAACACTTGGTAAACCAGTACTTGCGACAGGAAATCTGCATTACCTCAACCCCGAAGATGCCATTTATCGTGAAATTATTGTGAGGAGTCTAGGACTGGGAGCGGAAATTAACTGGACTCAAGGTCATGGTGAAAAAGCTAAACCGTTACCACTTCCCGAAGCTCATTTTCGCACAACGGATGAGATGTTAAAAGATTTCAGTTTTCTTGATGAAAAAACGGTGCGTGAGATTGTTATTGAAAACACTCAAAAAATGGCTGACGAATTTGAAACTTTGACCCCCGTTCGTGATGATCTTTATACTCCTAAAATGGTTTTTGAAGGTGGAGAATCTTCTGAAGAGCGGATTGTTCGTTTGACTTATGAACGGGCACATGAGTGGTATGGGAATCCTTTACCTGATATTGTCGATGCAAGGCTAGAAAAAGAGCTGCGTTCAATTTTGGGGAATGGCTTTTCGGTGGTCTATATTATCTCGCAGGAGTTGGTAAAACGCTCTAATGAGCGTGGTTATATCGTTGGTTCTCGTGGTTCCGTCGGCTCTAGTTTGGTTGCAACGATGATTGGGATTACAGAAGTTAATCCGCTTGCGCCTCACTATCGTTGCCCAGAATGTCAATATTTTGAATGTTTTGATGATGGAACATATGGTTCTGGCTATGATATGCCAGATAAAGACTGTCCAAACTGTGCCCACAAGTTAATCAAAGATGGACATGACATTCCTTTTGAAACTTTCCTTGGCTTTAAAGGGGATAAGGTTCCTGATATTGATTTGAATTTCTCAGGTGATGACCAGCCTTTTGCTCACTTAGATGTGCGTGATATTTTTGGTGAAGATTATGCTTTTCGGGCGGGGACTATTGGCACGGTCGCAGAAAAAACAGCTTTTGGATTTGTCAAAGGATATGAGCGTGATTATGACCAGTTTTATGGTAATGCAGAAATTGACCGATTGGCTGCTGGTTCAACAGGTGTCAAACGGACAACAGGTCAGCACCCTGGTGGGATTATCGTTATCCCAAATTATATGGATGTTTACGATTTTAGTCCTGTGCAATATCCAGCTGATGATGTCAACGCTGAGTGGCAAACGACTCACTTTGATTTCCACGCGATTCATGATAATATTTTGAAGCTTGATATTCTTGGGCATGATGATCCTACGATGATTCGTAAGTTACAAAGTTTATCGGGTATTGTACCAAAAGATATTCCAATGGATGACGAGGGAGTTATGCAGCTTTTTAGTGGCACCGAGTCATTGGGCGTTACTCCTGAGCAACTGGGAGTTAAGCTTGGTACACTTGGTATCCCAGAGATGGGAACTTTTACCTCTATGAACATGATTGCAGAGGCCAAGCCCAAAACTTTTGCTGATTTGTTACAAATTTCTGGTCTTTCTCATGGCACAGACGTTTGGGCAGGCAATGCTCAAACCTTGATTCAGCAAGGTATTGCAGACTTGTCAAGCGTTATCGGCTGTCGGGATGATATCATGGTTTATTTGATTCACGCAGGATTGGATAATTCGATGGCCTTTAGTATCATGGAGCGCGTGCGTAAAGGAATGTGGAATAAAATGCCTGTTGATGAGCGAGAACGTTATGTCGAAGCGATGCGCGCACACGATGTTCCAGAGTGGTATATTGAGTCGTGCTCTAAGATTAAATATATGTTCCCGAAAGCTCATGCGGCAGCTTATATCATGATGGCATTACGAGTGGCCTACTTTAAAGTTCATCAACCTATTCTTTACTATTGTGCTTGGTTTTCTATTCGGGCGACTGCCTTTGATATTGGAGTCATGGGTGCAGGGCTTGAAGCCGTCAAAGCTAAGATGAAAGAAATTAAGGATAAAGGTTTTGATGCGACAAATGTTGAAACCAACCTTTATACAACATTAGAACTTTGTAATGAGATGTTGGAACGTGGGTTTACTTTTGGTAAGATTGACCTCTATCGTTCGGAAGCAACCGAATTTGTGATTGATGGTGATACATTAATCCCACCATTTGTCACAATGGATGGTTTGGGAGAAAACGTTGCAAAACAAATTGTTTCAGCAAGAAAAGATGGTGAATTCTTGAGTAAAATGGAGCTACGCAAGCGTGGTGGAGTTTCTCAAACAATTATTGAAAATATGACAAATATGGGTATTCTAGGAGGAATGCCTGATGATAATCAACTCAGCCTCTTTGAAGATTTCTTTTAA
- a CDS encoding FAD-dependent oxidoreductase produces MKIVIVGSSHAGICAALRALEEYPEAEITLYDKRDQVSFVSQGIISYLSGRKPTLFQSSYSSVHELEKAGLDMRMKTVVEEIDIKSRRIVYHILDSDELLTDTYDKLIFATGSYPSMPSIPFDKESKLYFLKSMEDAIETDEFLKNAKSIAVIGGGMTGVELARITQSRGIQTTIIHRNKCLLNDYLDEPASHLLEKQLNSEGIRTILNADVTSITVEGGATVINMEAREALAVEGVIFTIGFRPNSYLLSNQVELGDNGAILVDEYMQTSHQDVFAVGDVSTTYVNLLDKNLYLPHASDAVRDGEIAAINLNGPRQKINSTQGTYHVPMNNLVLAMTGITMKQAVESGYDADAVHMLNQHLEGHSPSNIWMIYERRTHKILGLQCIGKTKDMAEYVNIVSLAIQQELTIEDIEFTDFYFEHGYKDPRGFNRILARLMRENEK; encoded by the coding sequence ATGAAAATAGTAATTGTTGGTAGCTCTCATGCGGGCATTTGTGCAGCGTTGCGAGCGTTAGAAGAGTACCCCGAAGCCGAAATCACGCTTTATGACAAGCGTGACCAGGTTTCTTTTGTTTCTCAAGGAATTATTTCTTACCTTTCTGGTAGAAAGCCGACACTTTTTCAATCAAGTTATTCCTCTGTCCATGAATTGGAAAAGGCGGGGCTGGATATGCGGATGAAAACGGTAGTTGAGGAGATTGATATAAAATCAAGAAGGATAGTTTACCACATATTAGATTCGGATGAACTATTGACAGATACATATGATAAGTTAATTTTTGCAACAGGTTCTTATCCATCAATGCCATCTATTCCTTTTGATAAAGAAAGCAAACTTTACTTTTTAAAGAGTATGGAGGATGCTATCGAAACAGATGAATTCCTTAAAAATGCTAAGTCAATAGCTGTTATTGGCGGTGGAATGACAGGAGTAGAGCTTGCTCGTATTACTCAAAGTCGAGGAATTCAAACAACAATCATTCATCGAAACAAGTGCCTATTGAATGATTATCTTGATGAGCCTGCAAGTCATTTGCTAGAAAAACAACTCAATTCTGAAGGGATTAGAACAATATTGAATGCTGATGTAACCTCCATTACAGTAGAGGGTGGAGCCACAGTTATTAATATGGAAGCAAGAGAAGCTCTCGCAGTAGAAGGTGTGATATTTACGATTGGTTTTCGGCCTAATTCATACTTACTAAGCAATCAAGTTGAACTTGGGGATAATGGTGCAATACTGGTTGATGAATATATGCAGACCAGTCATCAGGATGTTTTTGCAGTTGGAGATGTTTCAACAACTTACGTCAACCTGCTTGATAAAAATCTCTATTTACCCCATGCTTCAGATGCAGTACGAGATGGAGAAATTGCAGCAATTAATCTAAACGGTCCTCGTCAAAAAATTAATAGTACGCAAGGAACTTATCATGTACCAATGAACAATCTCGTTCTTGCTATGACTGGTATCACTATGAAGCAAGCAGTAGAGTCAGGTTATGATGCAGATGCAGTACATATGCTAAATCAGCATCTAGAGGGGCATTCTCCAAGTAATATTTGGATGATTTATGAGCGGCGAACTCACAAGATTCTCGGCTTGCAATGTATAGGAAAAACCAAAGATATGGCAGAATATGTTAATATTGTGTCGCTTGCAATCCAACAAGAATTGACGATTGAAGATATTGAGTTTACAGATTTTTACTTTGAGCATGGGTATAAAGACCCACGTGGTTTTAATCGTATACTAGCACGCTTAATGCGTGAAAATGAAAAATAA
- a CDS encoding proline--tRNA ligase, whose translation MKQSKMLIPTLREMPSDAQVISHALLMRAGYVRQVSAGIYAYLPLANRVLEKLKNIMREEFDEIGAVELLAPTLLTADLWRESGRYETYGADLYKLKNRDSSDFILGPTHEETMTALVRDEITSYKKLPLNVYQIAAKYRDEKRPRYGLLRGREFIMKDGYSFHADYDSLDETYNDYKKAYEKIFERAGLKFRPIIGDGGAMGGKDSQEFMAITDDRTNIENWLVLSKNISSIEEIPSSVLEDIKTELDKWLVAGEDTLVYAEGGDYAANLEMASSQFEPTASYTEELELEKVATPDAKTIEEVSTFLDIEPRELVKTLVYKADEELVVVLLRGDDELNEVKLINHLGSDFLEAAAEEDVFELLGAHFGSLGPVGLKDVKIIADREVEVMKNVVVGADEDGFHYKNANLGRDFEVSEFTDLRTVREGEVSPDGRGTLKFARGIEIGHIFKLGTRYSDAMNANVLDANGRSIPMIMGCYGIGVSRLLSAILEQFARIYVEKTPKEEFKFSWSINFPKELAPFDIHLVPVNTKDEAAMALTNELEEKLRGKGYQVLVDDRNERAGVKFADSDLIGLPVRVTIGKKAAEGIVEVKIRATGEVVEINKDELVNTIEILSN comes from the coding sequence ATGAAACAATCAAAAATGCTTATCCCAACACTTCGGGAAATGCCATCAGATGCACAAGTTATTAGCCATGCTCTTCTTATGCGTGCTGGTTATGTTCGTCAAGTATCAGCAGGAATTTATGCTTACCTCCCTCTTGCTAATCGTGTACTTGAAAAATTGAAGAATATTATGCGCGAGGAATTCGATGAAATTGGTGCAGTTGAACTTCTCGCTCCAACCTTATTGACGGCAGATTTGTGGCGTGAATCAGGTCGCTACGAGACTTATGGAGCAGACCTTTATAAGTTGAAAAATCGAGATTCCTCTGATTTTATTCTGGGTCCAACTCATGAAGAAACAATGACAGCACTTGTGCGTGATGAAATCACTTCATATAAAAAACTTCCTCTCAATGTTTATCAAATTGCTGCAAAATACCGTGACGAAAAGCGTCCGCGCTATGGGCTCTTACGTGGTCGTGAGTTTATCATGAAAGACGGATATAGCTTCCATGCTGATTATGATTCATTAGACGAAACTTATAATGATTACAAAAAAGCCTATGAAAAAATCTTTGAGCGCGCTGGTCTTAAATTCCGTCCTATTATTGGTGATGGTGGAGCGATGGGCGGTAAAGATAGTCAAGAATTTATGGCGATTACAGATGACCGTACAAATATTGAAAATTGGCTTGTATTAAGCAAAAATATTAGTTCAATTGAAGAAATTCCAAGCTCAGTGCTTGAGGATATCAAGACGGAGCTTGACAAATGGTTGGTCGCTGGTGAAGATACATTAGTGTATGCTGAAGGTGGTGATTATGCTGCAAACCTAGAAATGGCATCAAGTCAATTTGAACCAACAGCAAGTTATACTGAAGAGCTTGAACTTGAAAAAGTAGCAACACCAGATGCTAAAACAATCGAAGAAGTTTCAACTTTCCTTGATATTGAACCACGAGAACTTGTGAAAACATTGGTCTATAAAGCTGATGAAGAGTTGGTTGTTGTCCTTTTACGTGGTGATGATGAGCTTAATGAAGTTAAATTAATCAATCATCTAGGAAGTGATTTCCTTGAAGCAGCTGCGGAAGAAGATGTATTTGAGCTTTTGGGTGCGCATTTTGGTTCACTTGGACCAGTTGGCTTGAAAGATGTAAAGATTATTGCTGACCGTGAAGTTGAAGTCATGAAAAATGTTGTTGTAGGTGCTGACGAAGATGGTTTCCACTACAAGAATGCAAATCTTGGTCGTGACTTTGAAGTCTCAGAGTTTACTGACTTACGTACTGTTCGCGAAGGAGAGGTTTCTCCTGATGGGCGTGGTACATTGAAATTTGCTCGTGGAATTGAAATTGGACACATTTTCAAACTTGGTACACGTTATTCAGATGCTATGAATGCTAACGTTTTGGATGCTAATGGTCGTTCAATTCCAATGATTATGGGTTGTTATGGAATTGGTGTGAGCCGACTGCTCTCTGCAATCTTAGAACAATTTGCTCGTATTTATGTCGAAAAAACACCGAAAGAAGAATTCAAATTTAGCTGGTCAATTAACTTCCCTAAAGAATTAGCTCCTTTTGATATTCATCTTGTTCCTGTTAACACTAAAGATGAAGCAGCAATGGCATTGACTAATGAATTAGAAGAAAAACTTCGTGGTAAAGGTTATCAAGTATTGGTTGATGATCGCAATGAACGTGCGGGAGTTAAATTTGCTGATAGTGACCTGATTGGGTTACCAGTGCGTGTTACCATTGGTAAAAAAGCTGCAGAAGGTATTGTCGAAGTTAAAATACGTGCGACAGGTGAAGTTGTTGAAATCAACAAAGATGAACTTGTTAACACGATTGAAATTTTGAGCAATTAA
- a CDS encoding phosphatidate cytidylyltransferase, with translation MTQRIITGVVAGGIFLALLILGGVYFQILVGLLVIIAMHELFKMYKLQLLSFEGILATLASLSLALPIGQHFLGLNIDGGMMLFTLFLFAMLTGMVFSNGKYSFEDVAFPFLSAFYVGIGFQNLLTARQSSIYIVFLALFIVWATDIGAYAVGRSLKTRFPQKLLPSVSPNKTVVGSLGGIVSAVVVALIMFFLYSKELPQIGFIKLILFTVIFSIVGQIGDLVESSIKRHFGVKDSGKLLPGHGGILDRFDNLIFVFPIMHLLGLF, from the coding sequence ATGACGCAGAGAATTATAACAGGAGTAGTAGCTGGAGGGATTTTCTTAGCACTCCTGATATTAGGAGGAGTGTACTTCCAGATTTTAGTGGGATTGCTTGTAATTATTGCAATGCATGAACTCTTTAAAATGTACAAGCTCCAACTTCTTTCATTTGAAGGAATTTTGGCTACTTTGGCCTCTCTCTCACTTGCTCTTCCTATTGGTCAGCATTTCCTTGGACTTAATATTGATGGCGGAATGATGCTCTTTACACTTTTTTTGTTCGCAATGCTTACAGGAATGGTTTTTTCAAATGGAAAGTATTCCTTTGAAGATGTAGCATTTCCATTTTTATCAGCTTTTTATGTAGGGATTGGCTTCCAAAATCTTTTGACGGCGCGTCAAAGTAGTATTTATATTGTATTTTTGGCTCTTTTTATTGTTTGGGCGACAGATATTGGTGCTTATGCGGTAGGACGTTCATTAAAAACGCGATTTCCTCAAAAACTTTTGCCGTCAGTTTCACCTAATAAGACAGTCGTTGGCTCTCTTGGAGGTATTGTCTCGGCCGTTGTAGTTGCTCTAATCATGTTTTTCCTTTATAGTAAAGAATTACCTCAAATTGGATTTATAAAACTTATCTTGTTCACAGTAATTTTTTCTATTGTGGGACAAATTGGAGATTTAGTAGAGTCAAGCATTAAACGACATTTTGGAGTGAAAGATTCTGGAAAACTTTTGCCAGGTCATGGAGGTATCCTTGACCGGTTTGACAATCTTATTTTCGTTTTCCCAATCATGCACTTACTTGGACTTTTTTAA
- a CDS encoding isoprenyl transferase, producing MFNNLKNNSQEEIPVPQHVGVIMDGNGRWAKAQGKPRIFGHKAGMDALKKVAVHGARRGVAVMTVYAFSTENWARPVDEVKFIMSLPIDFYSKYVPVLKEENIQIRMIGERSGLPKATLESIDRAARETADNTGMILNFAMNYGGRRDIILAIQDLSASGFDLSALTEEDLAEHLQTAILPVEYREPDLIIRTSGEQRMSNFLTWQAAYSELYFTDVAWPEFDEAELDKAITAFQQRDRRYGGLK from the coding sequence ATGTTTAATAACTTGAAAAATAACTCGCAAGAGGAAATTCCCGTACCACAGCACGTAGGTGTGATTATGGATGGTAATGGGCGTTGGGCGAAAGCTCAAGGAAAACCACGCATTTTTGGTCATAAGGCTGGAATGGATGCATTGAAAAAAGTAGCTGTTCATGGCGCACGTCGAGGCGTTGCGGTGATGACCGTTTACGCATTTTCAACGGAAAACTGGGCACGTCCAGTAGACGAAGTCAAGTTTATTATGAGTCTGCCTATTGATTTTTATAGTAAATATGTGCCGGTTTTAAAAGAAGAAAATATTCAGATTCGGATGATTGGTGAACGTTCAGGCTTACCTAAAGCCACGTTAGAATCAATTGATCGTGCAGCGCGTGAAACAGCAGATAATACAGGAATGATTTTGAATTTTGCGATGAATTATGGTGGACGCCGTGACATTATTTTAGCAATTCAAGATTTATCAGCTTCAGGTTTTGATTTGTCAGCACTGACAGAAGAAGATTTGGCCGAACACCTACAAACTGCGATTTTGCCAGTAGAATACAGAGAGCCTGATTTGATTATTCGCACTTCTGGCGAACAAAGAATGTCTAATTTTTTAACTTGGCAAGCAGCCTATAGTGAACTATATTTCACAGATGTGGCATGGCCAGAGTTTGATGAAGCTGAGCTTGATAAAGCGATAACAGCCTTTCAGCAACGTGACCGCAGATATGGAGGTTTGAAATAA
- the yajC gene encoding preprotein translocase subunit YajC: MSGFSLILIVIVMGGMMFFMNRNQKKQQAKRQEQLDAMQPGSEIVTIGGLHGVLSSVDSAKGTIELDCEGVILTFDRAAVKTVKSGVTPASAAVETPTEDKIENPFEEK; encoded by the coding sequence ATGTCAGGATTCTCTCTTATTCTCATCGTCATCGTTATGGGTGGGATGATGTTCTTTATGAACCGTAACCAAAAGAAACAACAAGCAAAACGTCAAGAGCAATTGGATGCAATGCAACCAGGTTCAGAAATCGTTACTATTGGTGGCTTACATGGTGTATTATCTAGTGTTGACTCTGCTAAAGGTACCATTGAGCTTGATTGTGAAGGCGTTATTTTAACTTTTGACCGCGCAGCTGTGAAAACAGTAAAAAGTGGTGTGACTCCAGCTTCAGCTGCCGTTGAAACTCCAACTGAGGATAAAATCGAAAATCCATTTGAAGAAAAATAG